A genomic segment from Rhodospirillum centenum SW encodes:
- a CDS encoding AtpZ/AtpI family protein: MTDDPDMTGDRTPPSLEEIEARLRRARRNAGIVTSSPDPGAEVDTRGGLGFGFRIGVELLAAMVVGVGGGLMIDRWLETAPWGLVVMFFLGAGAGVMNVFRAVTGAGYAVGFRHSAEAEGSEESRQDEGRGHRG, from the coding sequence ATGACGGATGATCCGGACATGACGGGGGACAGAACACCCCCCTCGCTGGAGGAGATCGAGGCCAGGCTGCGGCGGGCACGGCGGAACGCCGGCATCGTGACGTCGTCGCCCGATCCGGGCGCCGAGGTCGATACCCGCGGCGGGCTGGGGTTCGGTTTCCGGATCGGGGTCGAGCTGCTGGCCGCGATGGTTGTCGGTGTCGGCGGCGGTCTGATGATCGACCGCTGGCTGGAAACGGCGCCCTGGGGGCTTGTGGTGATGTTCTTTCTCGGCGCGGGCGCCGGGGTGATGAACGTCTTCCGGGCCGTCACGGGCGCCGGTTACGCAGTTGGGTTCCGGCATTCCGCCGAGGCGGAAGGGTCGGAAGAAAGTCGGCAGGACGAAGGGCGAGGACACCGTGGCTGA
- a CDS encoding F0F1 ATP synthase subunit A, which produces MADPLHQFEIQPIVPIQIGGLDLSFSNSAAFMVAAVLATTTLLMFGMRGRAIVPGRLQSMAELLYEFIAGMVKENAGPEARRYFPLVFSIFTFILFGNLLGMIPGAFTFTSHIAVTFALAMVVFLFVTILALVRHGLHFFSFFMPQGAPIWLAPLIVPIEIVSYLSRPVSLSIRLFANMMAGHTMLKVFAGFTVSMGAALGGLGYAFGLIPVLLNVALIGFEILVAFMQAYVFTILTCIYIRDAIELH; this is translated from the coding sequence GTGGCTGATCCGCTGCATCAATTCGAAATCCAGCCGATCGTGCCGATCCAGATCGGCGGGCTCGACCTGTCCTTCAGCAATTCCGCGGCCTTCATGGTCGCCGCGGTGCTTGCCACCACGACGCTCCTGATGTTCGGCATGCGCGGGCGGGCCATCGTGCCGGGCCGGCTGCAGTCGATGGCGGAGCTGCTCTACGAATTCATCGCCGGCATGGTGAAGGAGAATGCGGGGCCGGAAGCCCGGCGCTATTTCCCGCTGGTGTTCTCGATCTTCACCTTCATCCTGTTCGGCAACCTCCTGGGCATGATCCCGGGGGCGTTCACCTTCACCAGCCATATCGCCGTGACGTTCGCGCTGGCGATGGTGGTGTTCCTGTTCGTGACGATCCTGGCGCTGGTGCGGCATGGCCTGCACTTCTTCTCCTTCTTCATGCCCCAGGGCGCGCCGATCTGGCTGGCGCCGCTGATCGTCCCGATCGAGATCGTCTCCTACCTGTCCCGGCCGGTCAGCCTCAGCATCCGACTGTTCGCCAACATGATGGCCGGTCACACGATGCTGAAGGTCTTCGCCGGGTTCACGGTCAGCATGGGCGCAGCCCTGGGCGGGCTCGGCTACGCCTTCGGTCTGATCCCTGTCCTTCTCAACGTGGCCCTGATCGGCTTCGAGATTCTCGTCGCCTTCATGCAGGCCTACGTCTTCACCATCCTGACCTGCATCTACATCCGCGACGCAATCGAACTGCACTGA
- a CDS encoding ATP synthase subunit C family protein gives MEAEAARYIGAGLAMFALAGVGIGIANIFSNLIASVARNPAARNQVFPIGILGFALTEAVALFALLIAFLILFA, from the coding sequence ATGGAAGCTGAAGCGGCAAGGTACATCGGCGCCGGGCTGGCCATGTTCGCCCTGGCTGGCGTTGGCATCGGTATCGCCAACATCTTCTCCAACCTGATCGCTTCGGTCGCCCGCAACCCGGCGGCCCGCAACCAGGTGTTCCCGATCGGCATTCTGGGCTTCGCTCTGACCGAAGCCGTCGCGCTGTTCGCGCTGCTGATCGCCTTCCTGATCCTGTTCGCCTGA
- a CDS encoding ATPase, whose amino-acid sequence MVDFRLTLARRAGALVLGLALAASPALPALAQDAGAPQGVTQEVAPPAAAQDDAHGTAEHIAEGVAAETAEHAKGGLPQLNPDTYPTQIFWLAVTFGLLLFLMSKVALPRVAEVLEARQEKIADDLDRAGALKAEADAVIENYERELAEARAKAQKVLSDATLAAESETTQRLGELAADLAERARAAEARIEQARRAALGNIRGVAAETAVAAAAKLAGLDLDPATAEAAVEEALNRVRQEVV is encoded by the coding sequence ATGGTGGATTTCAGGCTGACGTTGGCCCGGCGGGCCGGGGCCCTGGTGCTGGGTCTGGCGCTGGCCGCTTCCCCGGCCCTGCCGGCTCTTGCCCAGGATGCCGGGGCGCCGCAGGGCGTGACCCAGGAGGTGGCGCCGCCGGCGGCCGCCCAGGACGACGCGCACGGCACGGCGGAGCACATCGCCGAGGGCGTGGCGGCGGAGACGGCGGAGCACGCCAAGGGCGGGCTGCCGCAGCTCAACCCCGACACCTACCCGACCCAGATCTTCTGGCTGGCGGTGACCTTCGGCCTGCTGCTGTTCCTGATGTCCAAGGTGGCGCTGCCCCGCGTCGCCGAGGTGCTGGAAGCCCGGCAGGAGAAGATCGCCGACGACCTCGACCGCGCCGGTGCGCTGAAGGCCGAGGCGGACGCCGTCATCGAGAATTACGAGCGCGAGCTGGCCGAGGCCCGCGCCAAGGCGCAGAAGGTGCTGTCCGACGCGACCCTCGCGGCGGAGAGCGAGACCACGCAGCGCCTGGGTGAGCTGGCCGCCGATCTGGCCGAGCGCGCCCGTGCCGCCGAAGCCCGCATCGAGCAGGCCCGGCGCGCCGCCCTGGGCAACATCCGCGGCGTTGCCGCCGAGACGGCCGTCGCCGCCGCGGCGAAGCTGGCCGGTCTGGATCTCGATCCGGCTACCGCCGAGGCGGCCGTCGAAGAGGCTCTGAACCGCGTCCGGCAGGAGGTCGTGTGA
- a CDS encoding ATP synthase subunit b 3, producing MLQNPTFWVLVAFVLFVAAVWRIAANTIGKALDDRAERIREEIEQAQKLREDAQAALAQYQRKQRDALKEAENIIAAAREEADRIRRRAATDLEASLRRREAQAMEKIAQAEAQAVQQVRDLAVDIAVAATERILVQNMDATRDEVLVGNAIAELPAKLH from the coding sequence ATGCTCCAGAATCCCACCTTCTGGGTTCTCGTCGCCTTCGTCCTGTTCGTCGCCGCCGTCTGGCGCATCGCCGCGAACACCATCGGCAAGGCGCTGGATGACCGGGCGGAGCGCATCCGCGAGGAGATCGAGCAGGCGCAGAAGCTGCGCGAGGACGCCCAGGCGGCCCTCGCCCAGTATCAGCGCAAGCAGCGCGACGCGCTGAAGGAGGCGGAGAACATCATCGCCGCCGCCCGCGAGGAAGCCGACCGCATCCGCCGCCGGGCCGCCACCGACCTGGAGGCATCCCTGCGGCGCCGTGAGGCGCAGGCGATGGAGAAGATCGCCCAGGCCGAGGCGCAGGCCGTCCAGCAGGTCCGCGACCTTGCCGTGGACATCGCCGTCGCCGCCACGGAGCGCATCCTGGTCCAGAACATGGACGCGACGCGCGACGAGGTCCTGGTCGGCAATGCCATCGCCGAACTTCCGGCCAAGCTGCACTGA
- a CDS encoding glucokinase, producing MSPAAPDTGHPSPALIADIGATNARFALVLDGRVTAERTLRCADFPSPAEAAEHYLESAPAPLRPDRGAFAIASPVTGDLIRMTNLTWEFSISGVRRALGFDRLEVINDFTAAALAVPELAEDERVQVGDGTPLPGAPVAVIGPGTGLGVSALIPGPSGWTALATEGGHVTMAPVSDREGQVLAELRKIYDHVSAERVVSGMGLQNLYSALMLLDGREPEPLDPADISARGLDRSDVYCHEALETFCAMLGTVAGNLALSLGARGGLYVMGGIVPRLLPFFSHSRFRKRFVEKGRMRDYLGPVPTYVVTHPYPAFLGLTARLKHTA from the coding sequence ATGAGCCCTGCCGCCCCCGATACCGGACATCCCTCGCCGGCCCTGATCGCGGACATCGGCGCCACCAACGCCCGCTTCGCCCTGGTGCTGGACGGCCGCGTCACGGCGGAACGCACCCTCCGGTGCGCCGACTTCCCGTCCCCCGCCGAAGCGGCGGAGCACTATCTGGAGTCGGCTCCGGCCCCGCTGCGGCCCGACCGCGGCGCCTTCGCCATCGCCTCCCCGGTGACGGGCGACCTGATCCGCATGACCAACCTGACCTGGGAGTTCTCCATCTCCGGGGTACGGCGGGCGCTGGGCTTCGACCGGCTGGAGGTGATCAACGATTTCACGGCGGCGGCCCTCGCCGTCCCCGAACTGGCGGAGGACGAACGGGTGCAGGTGGGCGACGGCACCCCGCTGCCCGGTGCCCCCGTCGCCGTCATCGGGCCGGGCACCGGCCTGGGCGTCTCCGCCCTGATCCCCGGCCCGTCGGGCTGGACGGCCCTGGCGACGGAGGGCGGTCATGTCACCATGGCCCCGGTCAGCGACCGCGAGGGGCAGGTGCTGGCCGAACTGCGCAAGATCTACGACCATGTCTCGGCCGAGCGCGTGGTCTCCGGCATGGGGTTGCAGAACCTCTACAGCGCGCTGATGCTGCTGGACGGGCGCGAGCCGGAGCCGCTGGATCCTGCCGACATCTCCGCCCGCGGGCTGGACCGCAGCGACGTCTACTGCCACGAGGCGCTGGAGACGTTCTGCGCCATGCTGGGAACGGTGGCGGGAAACCTGGCGCTGAGCCTGGGGGCGCGCGGCGGGCTCTATGTCATGGGCGGGATCGTGCCCCGCCTGCTGCCCTTCTTCAGCCATTCCCGGTTCCGCAAGCGGTTCGTCGAGAAGGGGCGGATGCGGGACTATCTGGGGCCGGTGCCGACCTATGTCGTCACCCACCCCTACCCGGCCTTCCTGGGCCTGACCGCCCGCTTGAAGCACACCGCCTAG
- the otsA gene encoding alpha,alpha-trehalose-phosphate synthase (UDP-forming): MSRLVVVSNRVAPVDESKSQAGGLAVAVQEALKSRGGGIWFGWSGDIVDGTDGPPRITESGRITYATLGLTQRDLDEYYNGFANSTLWPLFHYRLDLASFSGRTYAGYQRVNSLFAGKLAALLRPDDMVWVHDYHLIPFAEQLRAMGLSQRMGFYLHTPFPAPEILVALPAHESLVRGLCAYDLVGFQTESDLRCFVHYVKYEAGGSVEELGSGRGCRIRAYGRDLLARAFPISIDTLPLAQLAAQAAESAQTRRLRESLVERALIIGVDRLDYSKGLPQRFEAFQELLDSYPGNRGQVSFMQVAPPSRGDVAEYQAIRRELEALAGHINGRYAEFDWVPIRYLNKSFNRRTLAGFFRHARIGLVTPLRDGMNLVAKEYVACQDPADPGVLVLSRFAGAAKELDAALIVNPYDIRATAENLQRGLTMPLQERRERFEAMMSVLKGNDITHWRRSYVETLAAPLGDAGTAA; the protein is encoded by the coding sequence GTGAGCCGACTGGTGGTCGTTTCGAACCGCGTCGCCCCGGTGGATGAAAGCAAGAGCCAGGCCGGGGGCCTGGCGGTGGCCGTCCAGGAAGCCCTGAAGAGCCGGGGCGGCGGCATCTGGTTCGGCTGGAGCGGCGATATCGTGGACGGGACCGACGGCCCCCCGCGCATCACCGAATCAGGCCGCATCACCTACGCCACCCTGGGCCTGACCCAGCGTGACCTGGACGAGTACTACAACGGATTCGCCAACTCGACCCTGTGGCCCCTGTTCCATTACCGGCTGGATCTGGCCAGCTTCAGCGGGCGCACCTATGCCGGCTATCAGCGGGTGAACAGCCTGTTCGCCGGCAAGCTGGCCGCCCTGCTCCGCCCCGACGACATGGTCTGGGTCCACGACTACCACCTGATCCCGTTCGCCGAACAGCTCCGCGCCATGGGGCTGAGCCAGCGCATGGGGTTCTATCTGCACACGCCTTTTCCGGCGCCGGAGATCCTGGTCGCCCTGCCGGCGCACGAGTCGCTGGTGCGCGGCCTGTGCGCCTACGATCTGGTGGGGTTCCAGACAGAGAGCGACCTGCGCTGCTTCGTCCATTACGTGAAGTACGAGGCCGGCGGCAGCGTGGAGGAACTGGGATCGGGCCGGGGCTGCCGCATCCGGGCCTATGGCCGCGATCTGCTGGCCCGCGCCTTCCCCATCAGCATCGACACGCTGCCGCTCGCCCAGCTTGCCGCGCAGGCGGCGGAGTCGGCTCAGACCCGGCGCCTGCGGGAGAGCCTGGTCGAGCGGGCCCTGATCATCGGGGTGGACCGGCTGGACTATTCCAAGGGGCTGCCGCAGCGGTTCGAGGCGTTCCAGGAGCTGCTGGACAGCTATCCCGGCAACCGGGGCCAGGTCAGCTTCATGCAGGTGGCGCCGCCCTCCCGGGGCGACGTGGCCGAATACCAGGCCATCCGGCGCGAGCTGGAGGCCCTGGCCGGCCATATCAACGGCCGCTACGCCGAGTTCGACTGGGTGCCGATCCGCTATCTGAACAAGAGCTTCAACCGCCGGACGCTGGCGGGCTTCTTCCGGCATGCCCGTATCGGGCTGGTGACGCCCCTGCGCGACGGCATGAATCTGGTGGCGAAGGAGTACGTCGCCTGCCAGGACCCGGCCGATCCCGGCGTGCTGGTGCTGTCCCGATTCGCGGGCGCGGCGAAGGAGCTTGACGCCGCCCTGATCGTCAACCCCTATGACATCCGGGCCACGGCGGAGAATCTCCAGCGCGGCCTGACCATGCCGCTCCAGGAGCGGCGCGAACGCTTCGAGGCGATGATGAGCGTGCTGAAGGGCAACGACATCACCCACTGGCGGCGCAGCTATGTGGAGACGCTGGCCGCACCGCTCGGTGATGCGGGTACCGCGGCATGA
- a CDS encoding GNAT family N-acetyltransferase, whose translation MSPVPGVAGVRVRPATAADAAALAAIYAPEVLHACASYELEPPDAAEMARRLAAVEACGLPFLVADMAGQVLGYAYASPFRQRPAYRYTVEDSVYVAAGAQGRGLGRLLLEALIGRCTALGYRRMVAVIGDAGNAASVRLHRSLGFAEVGLLPGAGFKHGRWLDWLMLHRPLGEGDRSPP comes from the coding sequence GTGAGCCCTGTCCCGGGCGTCGCCGGCGTGCGGGTGCGCCCCGCCACGGCGGCCGATGCCGCCGCCCTGGCCGCCATCTACGCGCCCGAGGTGCTGCACGCCTGCGCCAGCTACGAGCTTGAGCCGCCCGACGCGGCCGAGATGGCCCGCCGCCTGGCCGCGGTGGAGGCCTGCGGACTGCCCTTCCTGGTGGCCGATATGGCGGGGCAGGTGCTGGGATACGCCTATGCCAGCCCGTTCCGGCAGCGCCCGGCCTACCGCTACACGGTGGAGGACTCCGTCTACGTCGCCGCCGGAGCCCAAGGCCGCGGGCTGGGCCGGCTGCTGCTGGAAGCCCTGATCGGGCGCTGCACGGCACTGGGCTACCGCCGCATGGTGGCGGTGATCGGGGATGCGGGAAACGCCGCGTCGGTCCGCCTGCACCGCTCGCTGGGCTTCGCCGAGGTCGGGCTGCTGCCCGGCGCCGGTTTCAAGCATGGGCGCTGGCTGGACTGGCTGATGCTGCACCGTCCCCTGGGCGAGGGCGACAGGAGCCCGCCGTGA
- a CDS encoding N-formylglutamate amidohydrolase has product MEAVPGVYRLWRPAQQVLPLVLASPHSGRVYPESFLAEARLDAHTLRRSEDCFVDEIFAEAAELGTPLLAAEFPRAYVDPNREPYELDPGMFEGPVPPYVNSRSARVAAGLGTIARIVATGEEIYRRKLRFGEALERVERCYRPYHAALQSLVAETRERFGYCILLDCHSMPSIDLPPEAAAGGRLDMILGDCHGSACAPALTAQAESTLTMLGYLVGRNAPYAGGYTTRHYGHPERGVHALQIELNRSLYMDEHRLRRRPYLATLAQHMRRLTAALAHVPAERLHRGRR; this is encoded by the coding sequence ATGGAGGCGGTGCCCGGCGTCTACCGGCTGTGGCGGCCGGCGCAGCAGGTTCTGCCGCTGGTGCTGGCCTCCCCCCACAGCGGGCGTGTCTATCCGGAGAGCTTCCTGGCCGAGGCGCGGCTGGACGCGCATACCCTGCGCCGGTCCGAGGACTGCTTCGTGGACGAGATCTTCGCCGAGGCGGCGGAGCTGGGCACACCCCTGCTGGCGGCGGAATTCCCGCGTGCCTATGTCGATCCCAACCGGGAGCCCTACGAACTGGACCCCGGCATGTTCGAGGGGCCGGTGCCGCCCTACGTCAACAGCCGCAGCGCCCGCGTCGCCGCCGGGCTGGGCACCATCGCCCGGATCGTCGCCACCGGTGAGGAGATCTACCGGCGCAAGCTGCGCTTCGGCGAGGCGCTGGAGCGGGTGGAGCGCTGCTACCGGCCCTACCACGCCGCCCTCCAGTCCCTGGTGGCGGAGACGCGGGAGCGGTTCGGCTACTGCATCCTGCTGGACTGCCATTCCATGCCGTCCATCGACCTGCCGCCCGAGGCCGCCGCCGGGGGCCGGCTGGACATGATCCTGGGCGACTGCCACGGCAGCGCCTGCGCCCCCGCCCTGACGGCGCAGGCCGAATCGACCCTGACCATGCTGGGCTATCTGGTCGGCCGCAACGCGCCCTATGCCGGCGGCTACACGACCCGGCATTACGGCCACCCGGAACGGGGCGTCCATGCCCTCCAGATCGAGCTGAACCGATCGCTCTACATGGACGAACACAGGCTGCGCCGTCGCCCCTATCTGGCGACCCTGGCCCAGCACATGCGCCGGCTGACCGCCGCCCTGGCGCATGTCCCGGCGGAGCGGCTGCACAGGGGGCGCCGGTGA
- a CDS encoding helix-turn-helix domain-containing protein — translation MDAAAEQIRRLEPIAPQEDERSEVRRLSALLDDALKGVEAGTGRCRLVGPLGETVDLPPSVFYVLERVAEVMAHGDAITIVPVGQDLTTQQAANILNISRQHLVTLLDGGRIPYRKVGSHRRLDIQDVLAFRQERARQRRQALDSLAALSEEGEGYPELD, via the coding sequence ATGGACGCGGCAGCAGAACAGATTCGCCGGCTTGAGCCCATCGCACCGCAGGAGGACGAGCGGAGCGAGGTCCGTAGGCTGTCGGCCCTGCTGGACGACGCCCTGAAGGGCGTGGAGGCCGGCACGGGCCGCTGCCGGCTCGTCGGTCCGCTCGGGGAGACTGTCGATCTGCCTCCCTCGGTCTTCTATGTTCTGGAGCGGGTGGCGGAAGTCATGGCCCATGGGGATGCCATCACCATCGTACCCGTCGGCCAGGACCTTACCACCCAGCAGGCTGCCAATATCCTCAACATTTCCCGCCAGCATCTGGTGACGCTGCTGGATGGTGGGCGGATTCCGTATCGGAAGGTGGGCAGCCATCGGCGTCTGGACATCCAGGATGTGCTGGCATTCCGGCAGGAACGGGCCCGGCAGCGCCGACAGGCCCTGGACTCCCTGGCGGCCTTGAGCGAAGAGGGAGAAGGGTATCCCGAACTCGACTAG
- a CDS encoding PIN domain-containing protein: MLDANVLFPFTVRDTLLRAAEQDLYLPGWTDGILEEMRRNLVARGHTREDQSHRLVATIAAAFPEARITGHDCLIPCMPNEPEDRHVAAAAVRSAAQLIVTGNLRHFRSLPDGIEARTAEDFLCDLHDLAPDRMAQVIADQAAALTRPPRTVDDILRAFDRLTPRFARLVRATRATQAGGLASG; encoded by the coding sequence GTGCTTGATGCGAACGTCCTGTTCCCCTTCACGGTACGGGATACGTTGCTCCGGGCGGCCGAGCAGGATCTGTACCTGCCCGGATGGACCGACGGAATCCTGGAGGAGATGCGCCGCAACCTCGTCGCCCGGGGCCACACGAGGGAGGACCAGTCGCACCGTCTTGTCGCGACGATCGCGGCCGCTTTCCCGGAAGCACGGATCACCGGCCATGACTGCCTGATCCCCTGCATGCCGAACGAACCGGAGGATCGACATGTAGCTGCTGCGGCTGTCAGGTCCGCGGCCCAGCTTATCGTAACCGGCAACCTCCGGCATTTCCGTAGCCTTCCCGACGGGATCGAAGCCAGGACCGCGGAGGATTTTCTCTGCGATCTCCACGACCTCGCACCCGACCGGATGGCGCAGGTGATTGCCGATCAGGCGGCGGCTCTGACCCGGCCGCCGCGCACGGTGGATGACATCCTGCGGGCCTTCGACAGGCTGACGCCCCGCTTCGCCCGCCTTGTGCGGGCCACGCGGGCCACGCAAGCGGGCGGGTTGGCCAGCGGGTGA
- a CDS encoding AMP-binding protein, translating into MDIEDGRERIHAQEAEIDRQAAELIDRHPRLIDLIAAGAEANPDGTALVYLRVPDDPDPPSIGYGRFMGLLAAAIRWYRAQGLTQDDTVSVLAPGVPATQVALWAAVEACRAQPLNLLFTREAIAAQLNAVGARLLLVPPPGLPGGLYEKVAGLEREVPTLERIVTLPVDGSVAFGEEGLEPDPDWRATLAAGRDPAQAERVAALYPTGGTTGRPKVAKLTNRSMVAASVASMLSTGTRAEDRLLLGLPLFHVGGAFTGSIPTFAAGATLYIATAAGYRDPKMVQAVWRLVDRHRLTVLGVVPTVLGALCAVPREGLDISSLRLVGVGAATLPPEVERRFNAIWGGAVRQVYGMTELSGAVAQWPHYRTPDSTAVGPRAALAELAVLADGVLHRDRPGPLGELLVRGPSVFAGYVDPRDTAGAFYRDEAGNEWLRTGDLARIDAAGCVHIAGRLKDVIIRGGHNIDPRMLEDPAAGFPGVALAAAVGRPDAYAGEVPMLFVTSAGPLDAEALARFLQERVDEPPAKPREVVVLPEMPLTPVGKIFKPKLRQIAAERACRDELALALPGVAAEVVAVTEPERGMVVVVRVPGGAETEETARRALGRLPLAVRVEPG; encoded by the coding sequence ATGGACATCGAGGACGGCCGCGAGCGCATCCACGCCCAGGAGGCGGAGATCGACCGGCAGGCGGCGGAACTGATCGACCGGCATCCGCGGCTGATCGACCTGATCGCCGCCGGGGCGGAGGCGAACCCGGACGGGACGGCGCTGGTCTATCTGCGGGTGCCGGACGACCCCGATCCGCCGAGCATCGGCTACGGCCGCTTCATGGGCCTGCTGGCCGCCGCGATCCGCTGGTACCGGGCGCAGGGATTGACGCAGGACGACACGGTGTCGGTGCTGGCGCCGGGCGTGCCCGCCACCCAGGTCGCCCTGTGGGCGGCGGTGGAAGCCTGCCGCGCCCAGCCGCTGAACCTGCTGTTCACCCGCGAGGCCATCGCCGCCCAGTTGAACGCCGTCGGCGCCCGCCTGCTGCTGGTGCCGCCGCCCGGCCTGCCCGGCGGGCTGTACGAGAAGGTGGCGGGGCTGGAGCGCGAGGTGCCGACGCTGGAGCGCATCGTCACCCTGCCGGTGGACGGCAGCGTCGCCTTCGGGGAGGAGGGGCTGGAGCCCGATCCCGACTGGCGCGCCACCCTGGCCGCGGGCCGCGACCCGGCCCAGGCGGAGCGGGTGGCGGCACTCTACCCCACCGGCGGCACCACCGGCCGGCCGAAGGTGGCGAAGCTGACCAACCGCTCCATGGTGGCGGCGTCGGTGGCGTCCATGCTGTCCACGGGGACGCGGGCGGAGGACCGGCTGCTGCTGGGGCTGCCGCTGTTCCATGTCGGCGGTGCCTTCACCGGCAGCATCCCCACCTTCGCCGCCGGCGCCACGCTCTACATCGCCACCGCCGCGGGCTACCGCGACCCGAAGATGGTGCAGGCCGTCTGGCGACTGGTGGACCGGCACCGGCTGACCGTGCTGGGCGTGGTGCCGACGGTGCTGGGGGCCCTCTGCGCCGTGCCGCGCGAGGGGCTGGACATCTCAAGCCTGCGGCTGGTCGGGGTCGGCGCCGCCACCCTGCCGCCGGAGGTGGAGCGGCGCTTCAACGCGATCTGGGGCGGGGCCGTGCGGCAGGTCTACGGCATGACCGAACTGTCGGGAGCGGTGGCGCAGTGGCCGCACTACCGCACGCCGGACAGCACCGCCGTGGGGCCGCGCGCGGCGCTGGCGGAACTGGCCGTGCTGGCCGACGGGGTGCTGCACCGCGACCGGCCCGGCCCGCTGGGCGAGCTGCTGGTGCGCGGCCCCAGCGTCTTCGCCGGCTATGTCGATCCGCGCGATACCGCCGGCGCCTTCTACCGCGACGAGGCGGGAAACGAGTGGCTGCGCACGGGTGACCTCGCCCGCATCGATGCCGCGGGCTGCGTCCACATCGCCGGGCGGCTGAAGGATGTCATCATCCGGGGCGGCCACAACATCGACCCGCGCATGCTGGAGGACCCGGCCGCCGGTTTCCCCGGCGTCGCCCTGGCCGCCGCCGTGGGCCGCCCGGACGCCTATGCCGGGGAGGTGCCGATGCTGTTCGTCACCTCCGCCGGGCCGCTGGACGCCGAGGCGCTGGCCCGCTTCCTCCAGGAGAGGGTGGACGAGCCGCCGGCCAAGCCGCGCGAGGTGGTGGTGCTGCCGGAGATGCCGCTGACCCCGGTGGGCAAGATCTTCAAGCCGAAGCTGCGCCAGATCGCGGCCGAGCGCGCCTGCCGCGACGAGCTGGCGCTGGCCCTGCCCGGCGTGGCGGCGGAGGTGGTGGCGGTGACGGAGCCGGAGCGCGGCATGGTCGTCGTCGTCCGCGTCCCCGGCGGCGCGGAGACCGAGGAAACCGCCCGCCGCGCCCTGGGCCGCCTGCCGCTGGCGGTGCGGGTGGAGCCGGGGTGA
- a CDS encoding enoyl-CoA hydratase, with product MAFTDILYDVADRVATITLNRPDRLNAWTPAMAQDLKAAFAEAGADDRVRVIVVTGAGRGFCAGADMVAMGGMLASGTAPGREVFPDLAHDPTPGRDFDQPLTYPLKTPKPVIAAINGPVAGIGLCFALFCDIRFVAAGAKVTTAFSRRGLIAEYGSAWMLPRLVGPMNALDLLYTARTLTAEEAAALGLARLLPDEGFAEAVRAYAADLAHGVSPRSLAVIKRQVYAGLLHGLAEASVLADEEMLASLGSEDFREGVAHFLEKRPPAFPGR from the coding sequence ATGGCCTTCACCGACATCCTGTACGACGTCGCCGACCGGGTGGCGACGATCACCCTGAACCGGCCGGACCGGCTGAACGCCTGGACCCCGGCCATGGCGCAGGACCTGAAGGCCGCCTTCGCCGAGGCCGGTGCGGACGACCGGGTGCGGGTGATCGTCGTCACGGGTGCCGGCCGCGGCTTCTGCGCCGGGGCGGACATGGTGGCCATGGGCGGCATGCTGGCGTCGGGCACGGCGCCGGGCCGCGAGGTCTTCCCCGACCTGGCGCACGATCCGACGCCGGGCCGGGACTTCGACCAGCCCCTGACCTATCCGCTGAAGACGCCCAAGCCGGTGATCGCCGCCATCAACGGGCCGGTGGCCGGCATCGGGCTGTGCTTCGCGCTCTTCTGCGACATCCGCTTCGTCGCCGCGGGCGCCAAGGTGACCACCGCCTTCTCCCGCCGCGGCCTGATCGCGGAATACGGCTCGGCCTGGATGCTGCCGCGGCTGGTCGGGCCGATGAACGCGCTGGACCTGCTCTACACCGCCCGCACCCTGACGGCGGAGGAGGCGGCCGCCCTGGGGCTGGCCCGGCTGCTGCCGGACGAAGGCTTCGCGGAGGCCGTGCGGGCCTATGCCGCCGATCTGGCGCACGGCGTCTCCCCCCGCTCGCTGGCGGTGATCAAGCGGCAGGTCTATGCCGGCCTGCTGCACGGGCTGGCCGAGGCGTCCGTCCTGGCCGACGAGGAGATGCTGGCGAGCCTGGGTTCGGAGGATTTCCGCGAAGGCGTCGCCCACTTCCTGGAAAAGCGCCCCCCGGCCTTTCCCGGCCGCTGA